The stretch of DNA CAACTGCATGCAATACATTTCTCAAATTTGTGTATGAAAATACATTTgttatctatactatattattaagtgtgagacTCTTAGATTAACTATTTTTTAGgacatcaaaatatttaatttcataattatccGTCTTATTTTACTAAAAACATTCTCAAGTCATTCCATATTTTACAtagaaaaaaaatctaaataaaaCTTCCTTTTAACTCTTCTAAATAGAAAATAATTTCATGTTAATGATTTAGTATTATTTGgtcacattaaaaataataataacacatgcAACATGTGTGTATCTTTTGCTAGTATTTTAATAATCAAGAGCATCTAACATTATTTCATGGCCTGAATTAATGTAAAACTGCATGataatttatttgttatttcTCAATTAAAAAGAATGATTTCTTGAATGCTATGAATCATTTGAATGTCGGAAATAAATGGAGCCAGATCGGGGAATTCCATGTTTCTTGATTCTTCGACAATATACACTCTATAATCTAAATTCGTTTCTTGATTTTTGTTCATTTCTTGGTTACAAGCCTATAGCATTAATCCTAGCCAGAAATATTTCAAATGCTTGATATAGCCCACATTTCAAATATAcagcctatatatatatatatatatatatatatatatatatatatatatatatatatatatatatatatatatatatatatatatatatatcatttctTGGTTACAAGCCTATTGCATTAATCCTAGCAAACTCAAAGCCGGTCCAAACCGCACTTGAATACCGCGAACCATTAAATGACGAATAAATGATTTATAACAAAGATGGAATTATTAATCAGCAAACTGGTATTTTTAATAATGACTGGTACGGTACGTACTTCCACCACAAACTCAGACTTCACAATCTAGAGGTAACACGAGGCGGGTCACCTGGCACCTGAATATGAGAACGGGTGATCTCCTTGATCGAGCGACAACCACATAATGCCATGGTAAGCTCGAACTCATCGCGCAGCATCTGAAGAACTTTTCGTACACCTGCCTCCCCATCAACTGCTAATGAGAAAACAACTGGCCTTCCAATCTGTAGTATCCATTGCCGACGGGAAAAAAAAGTTCGTTAGCTTATTGTAAGACTCAACGACAATGGTTGTTAACTTTAAATAATATTGGATTTAATGCGGATTCCATGTAAATTTATTCTggtcatgtatatgtagtatgtACAACACGAAGTTTTAAGTTCTAATCAGAAGTAGGAAGTATAAGTGAAGGAGAACTTGTGAATCAAACACTATGTTTGACGGTGTCATACGTAGAAGCCGGGTCTTCATTAATACTTACGAATACACCAGATGCTCCAAGGGCTAATGCTTTAAAGACATCTGTTCCTCGCCTAATCCCACCATCAAGAAAAACGGGAACTCTGCCCTGTGCTGCTCTTGCAACCTGCAAGTTTCCAAACTAAAATGTCTGAACCTGGATTGGCTATAAAGTATACCGGAGAAGGCTGTGTAAACAAGAAGCATTTTCTCAAGTTTGGAATCATTATATAACTTGCTAAACACTATCGTATGTTCGATTAACAACAGTTTGCATATTAAACAACTTCCAAAGGCATTGCAGAGccaaaattcataatttaagGAGTGTTCTGTATTGTCTACAAAATACATGCATGTATTAAAAAGGTAAAGAGAAATGGAGGCAACCGCGGTTGCTAGTCTCCCCCTCCCTTGAGCCACTGTCCTAGAGGAACAAACTTAGTAGGGAATTGCAATAACCGAAACAAGTAAATATAACCTCTTCCAAGGCCATTATGGTCGCAGGAACATAATCAAGTTGTCGAGCTCCGTGATTGGATACGATGATTCCAGCTGCTCCAGCTTGTATAGCTAGGGCGGCTGAAATACATTCAAATAAGACATCAACGAGGGGCACCAATATAAGGTAAAGAAacattgaaaaaaaattaaatttaccgAAGTAAAGGGCATACCATCGTCAGCAGTTAACACACCCTTCACCAGGATCGGCAAGTTAGTGATTGTCTGGAGCCACTTCACATCCTGTCGGGTTTTATCAAGAAGAAAACATAAAACTGATTTTCCTGCAATTTCGCTAGATTCATCAGGTGAAAATGATGTTCCTACCTTCCAGCTAAGAGATCGGTCGATTTGGTTGGCGACAAATGAAGCTAGTCCTGAGTCATTTGTCTAAAACAGCGACAAATAGTTGGTAGGATGGTGGGATTAAAATACAAGATCACTGAACTAAATTTATTCAATGAGAGGTATTTTAGCATATTTACCTTATCTATCGTGGCAAGATTCAATTTTTCGTAATTCTTCAGTGTCAAGTTATATGGCAAAGCGAATCTGCttacacaaaaataaaatatcaatgaACAGACAAAACTAACGAAGGGGAAACACAGACACATAcatgttaaataaaatttctcagTCAAACAAACGGGGAGATCAATTAACAAACCTAACATTAGAATTTGAATCTCTTCAAGAGAGGAAAATATTTAGTAAAGATGTGACCTGTTCTTAATATCAGCTTCCCTGCGCCCAAGTCTTGGAGTGTCCACAGTCAGGGCAATTGCCTTGTAACCAGCATTTTCAGCCCTTTTCACGAGATGAGTTACAATGCTTCTGTCTTTGGTAACCTAAATTTAAAGAGAAATATCTCTCATCTCTGAGGCTACGATTTTAAATAAGGATCTGTAACATGGCTAGTATTAATGGATTCCAATTGCTCATTCTGTGAGGTAGTAATTAGGTACGAGGGAGAATATTATATTATCATGGAAAATAACAAGGAGAGAATCAGCAGAATGGCCAACAAGTAGAAGTGGATGATGATTTTTGGACTTACATAAAGCTGAAAAAATCGAATTCCAGGTCCCGTGGATGCAACCTCTTCAATGCTGGAGGTGGCCCATGAGGATAACGTCTATATAGCACATCAATCATCGATCAGTAGCAACACAATAAAACGTTTCATTCAGTGTTGCAGGCAAAGACTAAGATGAAACTTTAACATTGAGAAAGAAAATAGAGGTGATGAAAATCCGAACCATGATGGTGCCCGCCGACGATGCCGCTCTTGCTGTTGCGAGCTCTCCTGCATCAAGCAACTATTTAAAAACTATTTCAAGCACTTGGGAATGCATATAAAGGATGAAATATATGTCAAAATATGCTTTTTAGATTTAAGGGTCctagaaaaatctttgaaacATGATCATATACTTTGTCGAAAACCATAAATTTAAGTTTTGCATCAATCAGCATCAGAAATGCTATAGAGAAAGTACATTATTAAGGTCGTATTtgcaaatgttttaaaaaaaattgattatggACTTTTCCTTTACAAAATTTTGcaaatttgttaaaaaaaagtTAATAATCACTTTTTTTCAAGCATTTGCAAACACTACCTAAGAAGTTGCGTGCACAAATTTTACTTTCTACATATTAACAACAAATTTACAATAACATATCATACAATCATGCGTTTGAAAATGTTTCTCATACATGATTGTTAACTCAAGATAAGTGAAAATCTGGCTACCAAGCTGTTTATACTTAATACCTTCTGGATGTGCCATTTTCTGCATAGCCGTAGGAGCAATCATTATGGGACTTGAGATTTTGAAGCCCAAGACAGATGTGTCTGTATCAATCTTGCTAACATCCACTAATATACGGGGGCAGAATCTATACAACAAATAGAGCTTTTTTTAGTTTTTGGCAACAAAGCCAGTCCAGATAAATGATATTTGCTTTATTCCTTATACTAGGAAAATTAATGAATCTCTAGAAAAAAGATAATGCATACAGCAAGCATTCTAAAGGAACTACTGAGGCACTTTACTTAATCTTAGAAAAAGCATTTCGGTTTTCTTTGAGAGTCCACTGGTCCTCGGCACCAGAGGCATAATAGTCATAAACCATTTTTGGTAATTTCTCCCTGGCAAGGGCTTCGTACTCCATAACATTTGTAATCTCCATTTGCTCGAATGTCTCCCCTACGACGCGCCAAGAAGCTCTGGATATAATTCAAAACCAGTGAATAATCATAGAGAAAAATCAGGAGACATTTTGGAATAAGGAAATACACATTCTAAGGACCCCGTACTTGTAGAACCGCTGTTAAAGATCCGTTCTTGCTCGTTAAATTGTTGTACAGGTAGAAAAACAATGCATTTTACATATTTTTCACATGAATGTAGTTGTGGGTGAGAAGATATTATCAGTTTACCATATTCCATGAACAATATTACAGTTGTTATCTACAAAAAAGAGTGCTGAAGCACCTGTTGAAATCCTATAATATATGCAAATTGAATCTAAAAGTCCTGTGACACTAACTCGATACATCACGACGAATTGTCTGAGCTTATAAGCCCCTCACCACCTGAATTCTTATATGTGAGAGGAATTACAGAATCTTACCACGCAATGATGAATTCTTATGCCATACACCATATATTCTTTCAGTAATGGACATAAAATTAAGTGCCTAAACCATTAAAATAATAGTTTATCATCAATGAAATTCATAAAATCCTTCCTAAACCGTCATTAGAAAAAAGAGCACAAACATTAATGGACTCGCCGACATGCTCATATGATGTGATAACCGACACATCTTTTTCTTAAGTAAAAGCATAGAGTGTCGGTACCTGTTCTTTTTATACATTAATGAATGATAAGCTTTCGTACAAAAATAAGCTCTTATACACACACACTGCTCTTATTTATTGCTTGTGACAACTTTGAATTACTTCAATGATTCACTGGCATAGACCCACCCTACACACTACAACTTTTCCAGCCAATATCCGTATCTTCAAAAAATCAATAACTTACTGCAGTAGACCCGCCTAATCGGCATAAAATTGATTTATGTCGAGTCTGACCTATTTAATGCCATTACCATATCATTACAATACAAAATAACAATTACAGATCAAAATCATCGCAGATTATCACTCCCCTGACAAACAtgggaaaaaagaaaagaaaaaaccaAGCAGACGCTGATCAATAGATCTGTAAATTCCAGCTTTCGCAAGAAACAACCAAATAAACTGCGAAGAAATTAGACTACAACTAAAGTTCATAAGTACGGATACGGAAAACTAcgataaaagtaactcaaaagaATGAAGAAATCGAATAAACATAAACGATGATGAAGAGAGAAAATTTCGGTGCAAACCTCACAATGCTGATCGACCGCGGACAGAGAACTAGAATTTGCTACGCAAACACAGATCATTTCTATACTATATATTAAGGATGAGCTAATAAAGACAAAAttgtcacaattttttttttccaattttgtCTAATACCAATATtacattttgttttttatttttttttattttaaaaaaaacttttatttttatttttttaaaatttcaaccaTTCAAATAATACTTTAATCTTTCGATAATTTGTTAAATTTCACTTTAATCTCTTTATAATTATAAACAAAATCGTACACACACATACCTCGTATGTAAAATAActagtatatataaataataatgacAGGCTGATGGGTAAAATTCCAAGTTGGCTGTctacaaataaatatttaatcctACTCTTTCGATGTGATCCCATTTTAGGAATAAATTTGCATTAAATTCTTACATTTATATTCAATTTTTGTcagaataattatatatttttattcttgatttataaaaaatgTTCATGTATTCACTGAATTTCACCTATTTTTTCGGaaataaatatatgatattaatatgtGATATTTGAGAATAAGACGTTTCAAatctgatattaatatatgattaattgctcaaatatatataacaagtatTGAAATTAATTACATATTTGTCTTTTCGGATGAAAAATCATCACAAACAAACTTAAGAGTTTTCCATCGCATTCAATCCAATACTCAAGTTAATAATTGGCTCACGAAACAGAAAAAACTCTGGAGAATATAAATGCAATATGTAAGAAATATAACCATAATCAAATTGGTTTTCGAACGAGAACACATAATATTTATCTGAGGCAAGCAAGCCCCCGTCCTGCGACTCATAGAGCTCTGCTCATTGTGATATCTTGCTTGGTCTGGATTTTGGTGGCCAGGTGTATATCCAGGACATCACCATAAACGAACAACACATCCATGCCGTGACGTATGAGTACAACGTAAATCACTTGAGAACGAAATTATTCTTTCAGAGTGCCGTGAGAAATTATGTTGGTGAgctctttttgtttttattataaaaatttagGGAGCaggttatttattttaaattaatatttgagGAAATTTTGTGGCTAAAATACTTAAATGGGggaataaaatcttctcttgCACTGGGGACCTTGTATAAATTAACCCGTGGATTGTCAAGTAATCTGTACGTGCGGAGAGAGGCTACGCCCCAATTCTACTTATGTGAACGACGGCAGGAGCTAGAatctttctttctttatctTCCCATCCCGTAATTCATGTGTCGATCCCGTGTTCTTGATCTTCCCCACAATTATCCACTCATTACTATTCACTGAAGCTACACGAAATGTGCTCAAGGAGATTAGATCTGGGCAGCAGACTCCACCCCGAACAGATTGATCACTTCGACCGGCTGCCGGACTCC from Primulina eburnea isolate SZY01 chromosome 6, ASM2296580v1, whole genome shotgun sequence encodes:
- the LOC140834862 gene encoding glycolate oxidase 1-like, translated to MEITNVMEYEALAREKLPKMVYDYYASGAEDQWTLKENRNAFSKIKFCPRILVDVSKIDTDTSVLGFKISSPIMIAPTAMQKMAHPEGELATARAASSAGTIMTLSSWATSSIEEVASTGPGIRFFQLYVTKDRSIVTHLVKRAENAGYKAIALTVDTPRLGRREADIKNRFALPYNLTLKNYEKLNLATIDKTNDSGLASFVANQIDRSLSWKDVKWLQTITNLPILVKGVLTADDAALAIQAGAAGIIVSNHGARQLDYVPATIMALEEVARAAQGRVPVFLDGGIRRGTDVFKALALGASGVFIGRPVVFSLAVDGEAGVRKVLQMLRDEFELTMALCGCRSIKEITRSHIQVPGDPPRVTSRL